One Brevibacillus choshinensis genomic window carries:
- a CDS encoding ImmA/IrrE family metallo-endopeptidase gives MLKELWKPQTWLEEQVYMLLRYHGIENPEEIDLLNLCKSYRIEVQLIVGRSRTHTHPFKQGWYLICIDSSLDPVSRRLRIAHEFGHLVLHVGVQPNSCELMIEWQESQINHFVEHLLMPFYMFERLAYKVSFYEAPKYISQVFMVPENVAKKRFDRFVSRMYAKGYSHYI, from the coding sequence ATGTTAAAAGAGCTTTGGAAACCACAAACATGGTTAGAGGAACAGGTTTATATGCTGCTGAGATATCACGGGATCGAAAACCCGGAAGAAATAGATTTACTCAATCTCTGCAAGTCTTATCGAATTGAGGTACAACTGATCGTCGGACGCAGTCGTACTCATACACATCCTTTCAAGCAGGGTTGGTATTTAATCTGTATCGATAGCAGCTTAGACCCAGTTTCAAGACGCTTACGAATTGCTCATGAATTTGGTCATCTGGTGCTTCATGTAGGGGTACAGCCGAACTCCTGTGAATTGATGATTGAATGGCAAGAGTCACAAATAAACCATTTTGTTGAACATCTTTTAATGCCCTTTTATATGTTTGAGCGCTTAGCGTACAAAGTGAGTTTCTACGAAGCGCCTAAGTACATCTCCCAAGTGTTTATGGTTCCAGAAAATGTTGCAAAAAAACGCTTCGATCGATTTGTCAGCAGAATGTATGCAAAAGGATATTCACATTACATCTAG
- a CDS encoding aspartyl-phosphate phosphatase Spo0E family protein: protein MNTEKELLIEQIEIIRAELNTMAKDYNLTDSIVISLSQQLDTLLNRYYRLT, encoded by the coding sequence ATGAATACCGAAAAAGAACTATTAATCGAACAAATTGAGATCATACGAGCTGAACTTAACACTATGGCAAAAGATTATAATTTGACGGATTCTATTGTGATCTCATTAAGCCAACAGCTAGATACCTTGCTTAATCGTTACTATAGATTGACTTAG
- a CDS encoding RecT family recombinase codes for MTQNAIAQVATNNVVPAFTKEERDTLVNTIARGATPHELSLFINMCQSAQLNPFLNQIYFIKYGDKANIQISVEGIQAIARRREDFAGFTAEVVKENDHFQADVIKAEVEHKVNGFTRGKTVGAYCIAHRKNFPSVLVLVGKEETKAMETGNNKHMWANYYDDMIRKHAIKRALKLQFGIEIGEDEQPSEPTTSIPTYKPDQSKPVIDVEMATPRTIEVDEGKHIDPEVEMKNAWEEVRRLSEANGFSEDDLKAYIKEKTGKTARQLKLPEVIGLRKVMELESQDRQEPIVGQVSVGEFDLFDQP; via the coding sequence ATGACCCAAAACGCAATCGCGCAGGTGGCCACAAATAATGTGGTCCCTGCCTTCACCAAAGAAGAGCGCGATACACTAGTCAATACCATTGCGCGTGGTGCGACACCGCACGAGTTGTCCCTATTCATCAACATGTGCCAGTCGGCGCAGCTGAATCCGTTTTTGAATCAGATTTACTTCATCAAGTATGGAGACAAGGCAAACATCCAGATCAGTGTGGAGGGCATCCAAGCGATCGCAAGGCGCCGTGAGGATTTTGCTGGCTTCACAGCCGAGGTCGTGAAAGAGAATGACCATTTCCAAGCTGATGTGATTAAGGCCGAGGTTGAACATAAGGTCAATGGATTTACCCGCGGGAAGACAGTTGGTGCATACTGCATTGCCCACCGCAAAAATTTCCCTTCTGTGCTAGTTCTGGTAGGCAAAGAAGAAACGAAGGCGATGGAGACCGGTAACAACAAGCACATGTGGGCCAACTACTACGATGACATGATCCGCAAGCACGCGATTAAACGGGCGCTAAAACTTCAGTTTGGCATAGAGATCGGTGAGGACGAACAACCAAGCGAGCCTACTACAAGCATCCCTACCTATAAGCCCGATCAATCCAAGCCAGTGATTGATGTCGAGATGGCAACACCGAGAACTATCGAGGTTGATGAAGGCAAACATATCGACCCAGAGGTTGAGATGAAAAACGCGTGGGAAGAAGTTCGACGATTGAGTGAAGCAAATGGTTTCTCCGAAGATGACCTGAAAGCCTACATCAAAGAAAAGACCGGGAAAACAGCTCGTCAGTTGAAGCTTCCCGAGGTCATTGGCCTTCGCAAAGTCATGGAGCTAGAGTCTCAAGATCGACAAGAGCCAATTGTGGGACAAGTATCAGTAGGTGAATTCGATTTGTTCGACCAGCCGTAG
- a CDS encoding recombinase family protein, whose amino-acid sequence MSRPTHLDVFIYLRKSRKDVEEERKALESSSPFDTLAKHRRELLELIRREGHNVIGIFEEVVSGEYLSERPEAQEMLRQIEEGMVEGVVVMDLDRLGRGDMIDAGTIFRAFKFSETLIITPSEVIDCNAEGAELLFGVKSIIAREELKQINKRLQGGRRRSAKDGKSITRKPPYGYSRDENLKLILHPDEAPIIQKIFEMIAGGHGRQAVVKHLDSLGIKPPEGDLWEQSTISHIIKNEVYLGHIIWGKEKHMKRNGKRVKKKVPPELWIRHEDAHEALITQEQFDEANTALRDRWRAPTKEGVGLSNPLAGIIKCGVCERALYMTRSADRPNPQLRCINPRCQGVQKGVLLPLVEHRILQALEILAWKSPLSEQEVAASLTSEQEDIVVIRQKQIAHLNKELSELNSMRETAFEMLEKKVYSEEVFLQRHKSISDKIKEAEASTSRLQKEIDEELHRRKHQQTIVPKVRAVLENYYNMDDLEQKNHLLKSIIEKVMFIRKKEWTKKDQFEIEVIPRFPI is encoded by the coding sequence ATGAGCCGCCCTACGCACTTGGACGTATTCATATACTTACGTAAGAGTAGGAAAGACGTTGAAGAGGAACGCAAAGCACTGGAGAGCAGCTCTCCATTTGATACATTAGCGAAGCATCGTCGCGAGCTGCTGGAGCTGATCCGACGTGAGGGACATAATGTCATTGGTATCTTTGAGGAAGTCGTATCTGGAGAGTACCTCTCGGAGCGCCCAGAAGCCCAGGAGATGCTACGGCAGATTGAAGAAGGAATGGTCGAAGGCGTCGTAGTAATGGACCTGGATCGACTAGGTCGTGGAGATATGATCGATGCTGGGACTATTTTCAGAGCATTCAAGTTCTCCGAAACTCTGATTATTACACCATCAGAAGTTATCGACTGTAACGCAGAAGGAGCCGAACTGCTCTTTGGGGTCAAATCAATCATCGCTCGTGAAGAATTGAAACAGATCAATAAACGCCTACAGGGTGGGAGAAGACGTTCTGCCAAGGATGGGAAATCCATTACTCGAAAGCCTCCCTATGGGTATTCCCGCGATGAAAACCTCAAGCTAATTCTGCATCCGGATGAAGCCCCTATTATTCAAAAGATATTTGAAATGATTGCAGGTGGTCATGGACGCCAAGCTGTTGTAAAACACTTGGACTCCCTAGGCATAAAACCACCAGAGGGCGACTTGTGGGAGCAATCTACCATATCGCACATTATCAAAAACGAGGTTTATTTAGGCCATATCATTTGGGGCAAAGAGAAACACATGAAACGGAATGGTAAACGGGTAAAGAAAAAGGTTCCTCCTGAGTTGTGGATCAGACATGAAGATGCTCATGAAGCTCTAATTACCCAAGAACAATTTGATGAAGCCAACACAGCTCTTCGTGACAGATGGAGAGCCCCCACCAAAGAAGGAGTGGGTTTGAGCAACCCCTTAGCAGGTATCATCAAGTGTGGAGTATGTGAGAGGGCCTTATATATGACCCGGAGTGCAGATAGACCCAACCCCCAGCTGCGTTGCATTAATCCCAGGTGCCAAGGAGTTCAGAAAGGTGTATTATTGCCCCTAGTAGAACATCGTATTCTACAGGCCCTCGAGATACTTGCTTGGAAATCTCCCCTGTCTGAACAAGAGGTAGCCGCGTCGTTGACATCTGAGCAAGAAGATATAGTCGTCATCAGGCAGAAACAGATTGCTCATCTCAACAAAGAGCTTTCCGAGCTGAATTCTATGAGGGAAACAGCATTCGAGATGCTGGAGAAAAAGGTATACAGTGAGGAAGTGTTTCTCCAGCGACATAAAAGTATCTCGGATAAGATCAAGGAAGCTGAAGCCTCCACCTCTCGTCTTCAAAAAGAGATCGACGAAGAGCTGCACAGAAGAAAGCACCAACAAACGATCGTTCCAAAAGTCCGTGCTGTTTTGGAGAACTATTATAATATGGATGATTTGGAACAAAAAAATCACCTTCTCAAGTCGATTATTGAGAAGGTGATGTTCATCCGAAA
- a CDS encoding RusA family crossover junction endodeoxyribonuclease, translated as MVKPRMVIPLLMEKRRRNKTTKQMENIWVVPTWNHLYTIVQNRPTLGKWGQQYKDRVAEVAVDWAMDNDWMLIDDRKVILRTWIFWNDGKDKDCHNTDKAWADALEGILYENDSQALIQYQDFQIDRVNPRIEIEPIVGGLIKKDKPTRTNKPSKNQMVLDI; from the coding sequence ATGGTTAAGCCTCGAATGGTCATCCCTCTGCTGATGGAAAAGAGACGCCGAAACAAAACGACAAAGCAGATGGAGAATATCTGGGTCGTCCCTACTTGGAATCACCTCTACACGATCGTTCAGAATCGCCCAACTCTCGGGAAATGGGGACAACAGTACAAAGATAGGGTTGCAGAAGTTGCTGTTGATTGGGCAATGGATAACGATTGGATGCTGATTGACGATAGGAAAGTCATTCTGCGTACCTGGATATTTTGGAATGACGGTAAAGACAAGGATTGCCATAACACCGACAAAGCCTGGGCGGATGCACTGGAAGGCATTCTCTATGAAAACGATAGCCAGGCATTGATTCAATATCAGGATTTTCAGATTGACCGGGTAAACCCGCGAATCGAAATAGAGCCGATTGTTGGCGGTCTGATTAAGAAGGACAAGCCAACACGAACAAACAAACCATCTAAAAATCAGATGGTACTCGACATTTAA
- a CDS encoding ATP-binding protein has translation MKVTIERLVINEFKGHRRLEITGSNLVKIDGDNGKGKSTIADSISWLFYGTDAMGKTLDPLPTTYLGAETYIEALIHLDQKPVLFRRTLSGGKTSYHLNEDPIKAKQFDEHVKNIVPRELFLSQFNPMFFTAQHWQEQRKQLTQYVQEPTNGEVLDKLSSVEKEMLEAELKQRELDKIEEKARETVKKSEAEGTALRSRIRTLQEQGEADKATIESCPIAFNQIDDRIAEIREELTQMTSSGIKERRAALKREIERRMNDGRRLKSEADHLAVQPAPDTCPTCKQGLPHSHIENVMTAQQIKINEKKSAMQNLKMEIQKLNAELDLLLEGEAVFDPKPLLDEMAMLERVKAAASRIAEMNEKVSAAEADLTQQTKAFGRANYMISCVKNFRAKRAELMVEKISALFTTVTVRLFDYVASKDNYNPAFEIERNGVPFRLLSLSEKMKAGLEVATALMKLSGSHYPVFIDNAESIVELPQVPSQVFISRVVPGPLKIESDGKQEAKAS, from the coding sequence TTGAAAGTAACGATCGAAAGACTGGTCATTAACGAATTCAAAGGCCACCGTCGTTTAGAAATCACTGGCAGCAACCTGGTCAAAATCGACGGTGACAACGGGAAAGGAAAGTCAACGATCGCGGATTCGATTTCCTGGCTGTTTTACGGAACGGACGCGATGGGCAAGACGCTTGACCCTCTGCCCACCACATACTTGGGAGCTGAAACGTACATAGAGGCTCTTATCCACCTCGATCAAAAGCCAGTTTTGTTCCGGAGAACTTTGTCTGGGGGCAAAACATCCTATCACCTGAACGAAGATCCTATCAAGGCGAAACAGTTCGATGAACACGTAAAAAACATCGTACCAAGAGAACTATTCCTGTCTCAATTCAACCCAATGTTCTTTACAGCGCAACATTGGCAAGAACAGCGAAAGCAACTTACTCAATATGTTCAAGAGCCAACAAACGGCGAAGTACTGGACAAGCTGTCTTCTGTAGAAAAAGAGATGCTTGAGGCGGAACTGAAGCAACGAGAACTGGACAAGATTGAGGAGAAAGCCCGCGAGACGGTTAAGAAATCCGAGGCAGAAGGTACGGCCTTACGCTCACGCATCCGTACCCTGCAGGAGCAAGGGGAAGCCGATAAGGCGACGATTGAATCCTGCCCCATCGCTTTCAATCAGATCGACGATCGGATAGCTGAGATCCGGGAGGAACTCACCCAGATGACATCATCGGGCATCAAAGAGCGGAGGGCAGCCCTTAAACGGGAGATTGAAAGAAGGATGAACGACGGTCGCCGCCTCAAAAGCGAGGCTGACCATTTGGCTGTGCAGCCTGCTCCCGATACATGCCCAACCTGCAAACAAGGTCTCCCACACTCTCATATTGAGAACGTGATGACAGCTCAACAGATAAAGATTAATGAGAAGAAATCTGCGATGCAGAACTTGAAAATGGAAATTCAAAAGTTGAATGCCGAGCTGGATTTGTTACTCGAAGGCGAAGCAGTTTTTGATCCCAAGCCACTACTGGATGAAATGGCGATGCTCGAGAGAGTAAAGGCTGCTGCCTCTAGGATTGCTGAAATGAATGAGAAGGTGAGTGCAGCAGAGGCTGACCTTACACAGCAAACAAAAGCATTTGGACGAGCTAATTACATGATCAGCTGCGTAAAGAACTTCCGTGCGAAGCGTGCGGAGCTCATGGTGGAGAAAATCAGCGCCTTGTTCACAACCGTAACTGTACGCCTGTTTGATTATGTGGCCTCAAAGGATAATTACAACCCTGCTTTTGAAATTGAGCGAAACGGTGTCCCATTCAGACTGCTTTCTCTTTCTGAAAAGATGAAAGCCGGTCTGGAGGTTGCAACAGCACTTATGAAGTTGTCTGGCAGCCACTATCCGGTGTTCATCGATAACGCAGAGAGCATCGTAGAGCTCCCGCAGGTTCCGTCACAGGTATTCATTTCTCGCGTTGTCCCTGGTCCTTTAAAAATTGAATCTGATGGTAAACAGGAGGCGAAGGCTTCATGA
- the dnaB gene encoding replicative DNA helicase, with amino-acid sequence MFEERLPPQNIDAEQSVLGAIFLAKDALETASEILQPDDFYKTAHQRIFAAMVDLYDKGEPVDLVTVTAELQDRKLLDEVGGVTYLTELSSAVPTAANIEYYSKIVLEKSGLRRIIQAATKIATDGYDAESSQELIATAEQRFSELNERGNGGNDFTPIRDVLVETYDKIYQLSTQQTDITGVPSGYRDLDRLTGGFQKSDLIILAARPSVGKTAFSLNVAQNVAHAGETVAVFSLEMAASQLVQRMLCAEGMIDAQKLRVGGLEEEDWEKLTKAIGLLGNAPIYIDDTPGITIHEIRAKCRKLKKQKGLGLILIDYLQLIQSKSKANRQEQVSEISKALKNLARELQVPVIALSQLSRGVEQRQDKRPMLSDIRESGSIEQDADIVAFLYRDDYYNKESEQKNIVEVNIAKQRNGPTGTVELAFLKEYNKFVNLAMQPEMRFETNQAVPPQEDDDELPWSS; translated from the coding sequence TTGTTCGAGGAGAGACTACCACCACAAAACATAGATGCTGAGCAGTCTGTGCTCGGTGCCATCTTTCTCGCCAAGGATGCACTTGAAACGGCAAGCGAGATATTGCAACCAGATGATTTTTATAAGACCGCGCACCAACGTATCTTTGCTGCCATGGTTGATCTCTACGACAAAGGAGAGCCAGTCGACCTCGTAACCGTGACGGCAGAGTTACAGGACAGAAAGCTATTGGACGAAGTGGGCGGCGTTACATACCTGACAGAGCTATCAAGTGCCGTGCCAACAGCTGCAAACATCGAATACTACTCAAAGATTGTCCTGGAGAAAAGTGGGCTGCGAAGAATCATTCAGGCAGCTACAAAGATAGCAACGGACGGGTATGATGCGGAGTCATCACAGGAGCTCATTGCAACAGCCGAACAGCGCTTTTCAGAACTAAACGAGCGTGGGAATGGCGGCAATGACTTTACCCCGATTAGAGATGTCCTGGTCGAAACCTACGACAAGATTTATCAGCTTAGTACCCAACAGACTGACATCACAGGCGTTCCATCCGGATACCGGGATCTGGACCGATTAACAGGGGGCTTCCAAAAATCCGACCTTATCATTCTGGCTGCTCGTCCCTCCGTAGGGAAGACAGCATTCTCACTGAATGTGGCACAGAACGTTGCACATGCTGGGGAGACAGTGGCTGTTTTCTCACTTGAGATGGCTGCAAGCCAATTGGTCCAACGGATGCTATGTGCGGAAGGGATGATCGATGCACAAAAGCTGCGAGTTGGAGGTTTGGAGGAAGAGGATTGGGAGAAGCTCACGAAAGCGATTGGGCTATTGGGGAATGCACCGATTTACATCGACGATACTCCCGGCATCACGATTCATGAAATTCGAGCAAAATGCAGGAAATTGAAAAAGCAGAAGGGTCTTGGCCTGATCTTGATTGACTACCTGCAGCTGATCCAATCCAAGTCCAAAGCCAATCGTCAGGAACAGGTGTCTGAGATATCCAAAGCGTTAAAGAATTTGGCTCGAGAACTTCAGGTTCCCGTGATCGCACTGTCACAGCTGAGCCGTGGTGTAGAGCAGCGCCAGGATAAACGTCCGATGTTATCGGACATTCGCGAGTCGGGTTCCATCGAGCAGGACGCGGACATTGTTGCTTTCTTGTATCGCGATGATTACTACAACAAGGAATCCGAACAGAAAAACATCGTGGAAGTCAATATTGCGAAGCAACGGAACGGCCCCACCGGTACAGTCGAGCTGGCTTTTTTGAAGGAGTACAACAAGTTCGTGAACCTTGCAATGCAGCCTGAAATGAGATTTGAAACGAACCAAGCTGTGCCGCCGCAAGAGGACGATGATGAATTGCCTTGGAGCTCATAA
- a CDS encoding ATP-binding protein, translating to MYEQCECRDKKRIQKILQSSNITADFQRKTFGNFLDWSGDQRHQELHQKAYTYAKDFEEIRHREEGHSLGLVGASGSGKSHVAFAVANNLMVKKGIRVLYFNFVNGFKEMFSRYDAGSADVQRIREGLQSVEVLLIDDILKGKPDEKKGYPEISKAVYDEMYGLIEYRHFNHKPTIWTSEYYYELIPALGEATASRLFEMSKGNLGKALYTPEEMTAGEIGKLNYRLRGL from the coding sequence ATGTACGAGCAGTGCGAGTGTCGGGATAAGAAAAGGATCCAAAAGATTCTCCAGTCGTCCAACATAACTGCAGATTTCCAACGAAAGACCTTCGGGAACTTCCTGGATTGGTCCGGAGATCAGCGCCACCAGGAGCTGCATCAGAAGGCGTACACATACGCAAAAGATTTTGAAGAGATCCGGCACAGGGAGGAAGGACACTCACTTGGATTAGTCGGGGCGTCGGGTTCTGGTAAATCGCATGTAGCCTTTGCGGTCGCCAATAACCTCATGGTGAAGAAGGGCATACGGGTCTTGTACTTCAATTTCGTCAACGGCTTCAAGGAAATGTTCAGTCGATACGATGCCGGTTCAGCCGACGTCCAACGCATTCGGGAGGGGCTTCAGTCGGTAGAGGTTTTGCTGATCGATGACATCTTGAAGGGGAAGCCTGACGAGAAGAAAGGGTATCCCGAAATTTCGAAGGCGGTCTACGACGAGATGTATGGTCTCATAGAGTACCGGCATTTCAACCACAAACCGACCATCTGGACTTCGGAATACTATTACGAGCTGATCCCCGCGCTGGGGGAAGCCACGGCAAGTCGACTTTTTGAAATGAGTAAGGGGAATCTCGGAAAAGCCCTATATACCCCCGAAGAAATGACCGCAGGGGAGATCGGGAAGCTGAACTACCGTTTGCGTGGGCTGTGA
- a CDS encoding DUF6906 family protein, which yields MKTRGLQLKEKLFLKKLLPKIQPDNWLIRKKLPTEWHLEHKVTGTKKVVPLRSG from the coding sequence ATGAAGACAAGGGGATTGCAGCTGAAAGAAAAGCTCTTCCTGAAGAAGCTACTGCCCAAGATCCAGCCCGACAATTGGTTGATCCGAAAGAAGCTGCCTACAGAATGGCATCTCGAACATAAAGTCACTGGAACGAAAAAGGTCGTGCCTCTCCGGTCGGGATAG
- a CDS encoding DnaD domain protein, which yields MRRPEVLERIRPIGGIPKVGQLGFIMMQVLELRFLEMNQQWTFDMTNDELMFLTGIKHRDTLNETRNRLVQFGILKSYKTQKGKAGGIYCLNEFYFPKLSEDHAYETDKLADNSEKNAYETDELTDRFPDRFPDKFTDRLADNRVSSMTERKIDRQIDRQIENDAPDTWNQICDLWQSMFRVMSAMDRERLSSYQDDDGMAPEVILAAVEHAKQDATDSPKNYLWKTLNSWADANIKTVRDLIVHERERTQKKVIPLHGVENGGVMSGGNQQRPSRMAAGTRQVQAPPSAADFLRKRDQAKANV from the coding sequence ATGAGAAGACCAGAAGTATTGGAACGGATACGACCCATTGGTGGAATCCCAAAAGTCGGGCAGCTTGGATTCATTATGATGCAAGTGCTGGAATTGCGCTTTCTCGAAATGAATCAGCAGTGGACTTTCGATATGACCAATGACGAGTTGATGTTTCTGACCGGGATCAAGCACAGAGATACGTTGAACGAAACTCGTAATAGATTAGTTCAATTCGGGATACTAAAAAGCTATAAAACTCAGAAAGGAAAAGCCGGAGGAATCTACTGCCTAAACGAGTTTTACTTTCCAAAGTTGTCGGAAGACCACGCATACGAAACCGACAAGTTAGCCGACAACTCGGAAAAGAACGCATACGAAACCGACGAGTTAACCGACAGGTTTCCCGACAGGTTTCCCGACAAGTTCACCGACAGGTTAGCCGACAACCGAGTTTCTTCTATGACGGAAAGAAAGATAGATAGACAGATAGATAGACAGATAGAAAATGACGCGCCTGATACTTGGAATCAAATTTGTGATTTATGGCAATCCATGTTCCGAGTGATGTCGGCGATGGATCGTGAACGCCTCTCTAGCTATCAAGACGATGACGGTATGGCTCCAGAAGTTATTCTCGCTGCCGTGGAGCATGCAAAACAAGATGCGACGGACAGCCCCAAAAACTATCTCTGGAAGACCTTGAATAGTTGGGCTGATGCGAATATCAAAACGGTTCGAGATTTGATCGTCCATGAGAGAGAGCGGACACAGAAGAAGGTCATTCCCCTTCACGGAGTAGAGAACGGAGGTGTGATGAGTGGAGGCAATCAACAGCGCCCTTCAAGAATGGCAGCAGGTACTCGACAAGTTCAAGCACCACCAAGTGCAGCAGACTTCCTCCGCAAGCGTGACCAAGCCAAAGCAAACGTATGA
- a CDS encoding helix-turn-helix domain-containing protein has translation MGKRYSELLSLAVSESGLKLNKIAEMIGEITGKSPTNEYLSRLQNGKTAPAGDKLNEAISKVLGIDPIELKAAAYREKIPAEVLAKLQSHPKASSA, from the coding sequence ATGGGTAAGCGTTACTCTGAATTGCTTTCACTTGCGGTTTCTGAGAGTGGTCTGAAACTTAATAAGATCGCTGAAATGATAGGTGAAATTACAGGAAAAAGTCCAACTAATGAATATCTAAGCAGGCTTCAAAACGGAAAAACTGCGCCTGCTGGAGACAAATTGAATGAAGCAATATCAAAAGTTCTTGGAATTGATCCTATTGAGTTAAAAGCGGCTGCTTATCGTGAAAAAATTCCTGCCGAGGTACTTGCGAAGCTACAATCACACCCAAAAGCCAGTAGCGCGTGA
- a CDS encoding XRE family transcriptional regulator gives MSPNQYGQQLGQALMEAGITQLSFSFDAHVSPESVSAYKNGRAVAPPDVKSKSILITDNPFLAMAAADESTAGTSPGIMDGDRIEVNRHTVLDRTEHEMLELLKVIQRAEERIISAPPRSLTPQERQEIETLIQETLDVVTASTNLAAILCREYKVSWIKQWAIHKSKWMRNGLMKMMKEVSGK, from the coding sequence ATGAGCCCTAATCAGTACGGTCAACAATTGGGCCAGGCGCTTATGGAAGCAGGCATAACACAACTGAGTTTCAGCTTCGATGCACATGTAAGTCCTGAGTCTGTTAGTGCATATAAAAACGGAAGGGCAGTAGCTCCACCCGATGTTAAATCCAAATCAATTTTAATTACTGACAACCCATTCTTGGCGATGGCAGCTGCAGATGAATCAACAGCAGGAACTAGCCCAGGGATTATGGATGGGGACAGGATCGAAGTAAACCGCCATACGGTGTTAGATCGAACAGAACACGAAATGCTTGAACTCCTGAAGGTAATCCAAAGAGCTGAGGAAAGAATAATCTCCGCGCCACCACGATCATTAACGCCACAAGAAAGACAAGAGATTGAGACGTTGATTCAGGAAACATTGGATGTCGTTACAGCCAGCACTAATCTTGCAGCCATACTTTGCCGCGAGTACAAGGTGTCTTGGATTAAGCAGTGGGCCATACACAAGTCCAAGTGGATGAGAAACGGCCTAATGAAAATGATGAAAGAGGTGTCTGGGAAATGA